A stretch of Tripterygium wilfordii isolate XIE 37 chromosome 11, ASM1340144v1, whole genome shotgun sequence DNA encodes these proteins:
- the LOC120008784 gene encoding GDSL esterase/lipase 5-like codes for MAFNNSYMSVIGVVLLLTTTIGQAEAQPVASRSKKQLHAPLFIFGDSLYDAGNNNYLNTTKPNQASLWPYGETYFKHPTGRYSNGRVIPDFIAQFAGMPLIPPFLQPGLHEYHYGVNFASAGSGALVDTHPGKVIDLHAQLRNYKKVETWFRDEFGNVKAQKRLSRAVHLFSVGLNDYYAAISKNISSNYVDIVIGNITTVIKEIYKSGGRKFVFLTLLDWRFLPLSRLA; via the exons ATGGCTTTCAACAACTCGTACATGTCTGTGATCGGGGTGGTCCTTCTCTTGACCACCACAATTGGCCAAGCGGAGGCACAACCGGTGGCATCCCGTTCAAAGAAGCAGCTGCATGCACCTTTGTTTATCTTTGGAGATTCACTGTACGATGCTGGCAACAACAACTATCTCAACACCACGAAGCCTAACCAAGCAAGTTTATGGCCTTATGGAGAGACATATTTCAAGCACCCAACAGGACGATATTCCAATGGCCGTGTGATACCTGATTTTATTG CTCAATTTGCAGGAATGCCGTTGATTCCTCCATTCTTACAACCAGGGCTTCATGAGTACCACTATGGAGTCAATTTCGCTTCTGCCGGATCGGGTGCTCTTGTCGACACACACCCCGGCaag GTGATAGATCTTCACGCACAGCTAAGAAACTATAAAAAAGTGGAGACTTGGTTCAGAGATGAATTCGGTAACGTGAAAGCTCAAAAAAGGTTATCACGAGCTGTTCACTTGTTCAGCGTGGGATTGAATGATTACTATGCGGCCATTTCAAAAAACATCAGTTCTAACTATGTAGACATTGTCATTGGAAACATAACAACAGTAATCAAG GAAATATATAAAAGTGGAGGTAGAAAGTTCGTTTTTCTTACCTTGTTGGACTGGAGGTTTCTGCCACTCTCACGGCTGGCGTAA